A part of Flavobacteriaceae bacterium GSB9 genomic DNA contains:
- the gyrB gene encoding DNA topoisomerase (ATP-hydrolyzing) subunit B, which translates to MSEAKEEFNKEGYSADSIQALEGMEHVRMRPSMYIGDVGVRGLHHLVYEVVDNSIDEALAGHCNNITVTINEDNSITTEDDGRGIPVDLHKKEGVSALEVVMTKIGAGGKFDKDSYKVSGGLHGVGVSCVNALSEHLKATVYRNGQIWEQEYERGKPLYPVKSIGETDKRGTIVTFKPDPTIFQQTLEYSYDTLASRMRELAFLNKGITVHIVDRRHKKEDGSFEGETFHSEEGLKEFIKYLDATREPLMQDVIAFEGEKNGVPVEVAMVYNTSYAENLHSYVNNINTHEGGTHLSGFRRGLTHTLKKYADESGMLDKLKFDISGDDFREGLTAIVSVKVAEPQFEGQTKTKLGNREVSASVSQAVSEMLTDYLEEHPDDAKTIVQKVILAAQARHAAQKAREMVQRKTAMSIGGLPGKLSDCSEQDPTKCEVFLVEGDSAGGTAKQGRDRNFQAILPLRGKILNVEKAMQHKVFENEEIKNIFTALGVTIGTEEDSKALNLSKLRYHKIVIMCDADIDGSHIATLILTFFFRYMRELIENGHIYIATPPLYLIKKGAKKQYAWSDKERDAIVEEMGGSAGIQRYKGLGEMNAEQLWDTTMNPDFRTLRLVQIDNGTEADRIFSMLMGDEVPPRRDFIEKNAVYANIDA; encoded by the coding sequence ATGAGCGAAGCAAAAGAAGAATTTAACAAAGAGGGGTACTCGGCGGATAGTATTCAGGCCCTCGAGGGTATGGAACATGTGCGCATGCGTCCATCCATGTACATTGGAGATGTTGGTGTGCGCGGTTTGCACCACTTGGTATATGAGGTTGTCGATAACTCCATTGATGAGGCACTTGCCGGGCATTGTAACAATATTACCGTAACCATTAATGAAGATAATTCTATTACCACAGAAGATGATGGTCGTGGTATTCCGGTAGACTTACATAAAAAAGAAGGTGTTTCGGCGCTGGAGGTTGTTATGACCAAAATTGGTGCTGGAGGTAAATTTGATAAAGATTCCTATAAGGTTTCTGGTGGTTTGCACGGCGTTGGTGTAAGTTGTGTTAATGCTTTGTCTGAGCATTTAAAAGCTACGGTTTATCGTAACGGACAAATTTGGGAACAGGAGTATGAGCGTGGAAAACCGTTATACCCTGTAAAATCTATTGGTGAAACCGATAAGCGAGGAACTATCGTTACCTTTAAGCCAGATCCCACTATCTTTCAGCAAACGCTAGAGTACAGTTACGATACTTTAGCTAGCCGTATGCGTGAGTTGGCCTTTTTAAATAAAGGTATTACTGTACATATAGTTGATAGAAGGCATAAAAAAGAAGATGGTTCTTTTGAAGGGGAAACATTTCATTCTGAAGAAGGTTTAAAAGAATTTATTAAGTATTTAGATGCGACGAGAGAGCCTCTAATGCAAGATGTGATTGCTTTTGAAGGTGAAAAAAATGGTGTGCCTGTAGAGGTGGCCATGGTTTATAATACCTCTTACGCTGAGAATTTACATTCATACGTAAATAATATTAATACACATGAAGGAGGTACACATTTGTCTGGGTTCCGTCGTGGTTTAACGCATACTTTGAAGAAGTATGCCGATGAATCTGGAATGCTAGATAAGTTGAAATTTGACATCTCGGGTGATGATTTCCGTGAAGGCTTAACAGCTATTGTTTCGGTAAAAGTTGCCGAGCCTCAGTTTGAGGGGCAAACCAAAACCAAATTGGGCAACAGAGAGGTGTCTGCTTCCGTTAGTCAAGCGGTTTCTGAAATGCTTACCGACTATTTGGAAGAGCATCCTGATGATGCCAAAACCATTGTTCAAAAAGTAATTTTAGCAGCTCAAGCGCGTCACGCCGCTCAGAAAGCCCGCGAAATGGTACAGCGTAAAACAGCCATGAGCATTGGCGGCTTGCCTGGAAAATTATCCGACTGCTCTGAGCAAGACCCAACAAAATGCGAGGTGTTCTTAGTAGAGGGTGATTCGGCAGGTGGAACGGCAAAACAAGGCCGAGATAGAAATTTTCAGGCCATTCTTCCGTTAAGGGGTAAAATCCTAAACGTTGAAAAAGCCATGCAGCATAAAGTTTTTGAAAATGAAGAAATTAAAAATATTTTTACAGCGCTAGGTGTAACCATAGGTACGGAGGAAGATAGTAAAGCCCTAAACCTTTCAAAATTGCGTTATCACAAAATTGTGATCATGTGTGATGCCGATATTGATGGTAGCCATATTGCTACTTTAATATTGACGTTCTTCTTTAGATACATGAGGGAGTTAATTGAAAACGGGCACATATACATTGCTACACCACCACTATATTTGATTAAAAAGGGTGCAAAAAAACAGTACGCTTGGAGTGATAAAGAGCGCGATGCTATTGTTGAAGAAATGGGAGGTAGTGCAGGTATTCAACGTTACAAAGGTTTAGGTGAGATGAACGCCGAGCAACTTTGGGATACCACTATGAATCCAGACTTTAGAACGCTACGTTTGGTGCAAATTGATAATGGTACCGAAGCCGATAGGATTTTCTCTATGTTAATGGGCGATGAGGTGCCACCACGTCGAGATTTTATTGAGAAAAATGCCGTTTACGCGAATATTGATGCTTAG
- a CDS encoding porin, which produces MKLKKRAFIFLLAIVLILPALAVGQNEKFKPTFKWNLTSQFWFRYSDLNEGSIIHGEPTSEFLDISIRRLRIPISAQISPKVYAYAIFGGNNYNFKGDDFPIEVLDLYVEYAFAKYLEIGMGKSGWQGLNRWNIRSSKTLMGLDSPLFTLNSVQINDDVGRLFGVWVKGQAGNFDYRMAFNRPFYVKAIPDGAVNFANNKPRVKTSAYVKYQFFEHESNKSAYQTGTYMQKKKVLNIGTGFQFQPEAMSDGDARLPETNIYDITHFSADSFLNLPLANGNAITAYLGYFDYDFGKDYIRNVGANNPTTGGGSDFNGSGVAFPMIGTGTTWYGQFGYAFKETKIFNHMAIIQPNIAIQHSNWDILNDNMTVYDFTVNFFVNGSHDDKISLGYQHRPIFDAAALQQKDYKGMAVLQYQVSFK; this is translated from the coding sequence ATGAAACTTAAAAAAAGAGCCTTTATTTTTTTGTTAGCGATAGTGCTAATTTTACCGGCATTAGCCGTTGGTCAAAACGAAAAATTCAAACCGACTTTTAAATGGAATCTTACATCACAGTTTTGGTTTAGGTATTCCGATTTAAACGAAGGCTCCATCATTCACGGCGAACCCACCTCAGAATTTTTAGATATTTCAATCAGGAGACTACGCATTCCTATATCAGCTCAAATCTCGCCTAAAGTTTACGCCTACGCTATCTTTGGCGGCAACAACTACAACTTTAAGGGGGATGATTTCCCTATTGAAGTCTTAGACTTATATGTCGAATACGCCTTCGCAAAATATTTAGAAATTGGCATGGGCAAATCGGGTTGGCAAGGCTTAAACCGCTGGAACATTCGGTCCAGCAAAACCTTAATGGGTCTGGATTCCCCGCTTTTTACTTTAAATTCTGTCCAAATTAATGATGACGTTGGTCGTTTATTTGGAGTATGGGTTAAAGGTCAAGCTGGAAATTTTGATTACAGAATGGCTTTTAACCGCCCTTTTTATGTAAAAGCTATCCCAGATGGTGCTGTAAATTTTGCCAATAACAAACCCAGGGTGAAAACCTCGGCCTATGTAAAATACCAGTTCTTTGAGCACGAATCGAATAAATCTGCCTATCAAACCGGCACCTACATGCAAAAGAAAAAAGTACTTAATATCGGTACAGGGTTTCAGTTTCAGCCGGAAGCTATGAGCGATGGCGATGCCCGTCTCCCCGAAACGAACATTTATGATATCACACACTTTTCGGCCGATTCGTTTTTAAATCTACCTTTGGCCAACGGCAATGCCATAACCGCCTATTTAGGTTACTTTGATTACGATTTTGGTAAAGATTACATTAGAAATGTTGGTGCCAACAACCCCACAACAGGTGGCGGATCAGATTTTAATGGTTCGGGGGTAGCCTTCCCCATGATTGGTACAGGCACAACATGGTACGGACAATTCGGATACGCTTTTAAGGAAACTAAAATCTTTAACCACATGGCCATCATCCAACCCAATATTGCCATACAACATTCTAATTGGGATATTTTGAACGACAACATGACTGTTTACGACTTTACTGTTAACTTTTTTGTAAACGGCTCGCACGATGATAAAATTAGCTTGGGCTACCAACACCGCCCTATTTTCGACGCAGCTGCTTTACAACAAAAAGATTATAAGGGAATGGCCGTTTTACAGTATCAAGTTTCGTTCAAATAA
- a CDS encoding aspartyl/glutamyl-tRNA amidotransferase subunit A has product MDSQIRKIHQQLVNKEITCTQLVQDKLDLLAKNSHNTVNSLLIDIALKLAAKVDDKIGNGEDIGLLEGIPFGIKDVYMVQGTITTASSKLLKDYKSAYTATAIQKLLDAGAIPIVKENCDSFGHGSSSENTIFGAVKNAINPELVGGGSSGGSAVNVALDYTVFSIGGDTGGSVRQPAGYNHVYGLKPTYGRISRYGLMAYASSTDCVGPIAKSVEDIRIVLNVMSGKDGKDQTTYSSTEILEESLSTSEGIKAIGYFKNFIESDAIDAQVKSDFLSGIEKIKAKGIEVKVLDFFESNTLVSTYYTLAMAETASNLSRLDGTNYGNRIEAENLKETYAVTRSENFSEETKRRIVGGNQVLSQGFSDEIYLKSLALRDAIANNFEEDFKAVDIIISPVTPSAPPKIGDSLKDPLAMYLSDAYTVGFSLGQLPTLTVPQGTETGLQITASKNNDELVLKFANFLKDTL; this is encoded by the coding sequence ATGGATTCGCAGATACGCAAAATTCACCAACAACTGGTTAACAAAGAGATTACTTGCACCCAATTGGTTCAAGACAAATTAGACCTTTTAGCAAAAAACAGCCATAATACCGTAAACAGCCTTTTAATTGATATTGCCCTAAAGTTAGCGGCAAAAGTTGACGATAAGATAGGTAACGGCGAAGACATTGGCCTATTAGAAGGCATTCCATTTGGCATTAAAGATGTTTATATGGTACAGGGCACGATTACAACGGCGAGCTCAAAATTGCTAAAAGACTATAAATCGGCCTACACGGCCACGGCCATCCAAAAATTATTGGATGCTGGCGCTATTCCTATCGTCAAAGAAAATTGCGATAGTTTTGGGCACGGTTCATCAAGTGAAAATACCATTTTTGGCGCTGTAAAGAATGCGATTAATCCGGAGTTGGTTGGTGGTGGCTCCAGTGGTGGTTCGGCCGTTAACGTGGCCTTAGATTACACGGTATTCTCGATTGGAGGTGATACTGGTGGTTCAGTTCGCCAGCCAGCAGGATACAATCATGTTTATGGTTTGAAACCTACCTACGGGCGCATTTCACGTTACGGATTAATGGCCTACGCGTCTTCTACAGATTGTGTTGGCCCGATTGCAAAATCGGTTGAAGATATTCGTATCGTGCTGAACGTAATGAGTGGAAAAGATGGAAAAGACCAAACCACTTATTCTTCCACTGAAATCTTAGAAGAAAGCCTTTCAACGTCCGAAGGTATAAAAGCTATTGGTTACTTTAAAAATTTTATTGAAAGTGACGCCATCGATGCCCAAGTAAAATCTGACTTTCTTTCAGGCATTGAAAAAATAAAAGCAAAAGGTATTGAAGTTAAAGTTTTGGATTTCTTTGAATCGAATACACTGGTTTCAACATATTACACCTTAGCTATGGCCGAAACAGCCTCTAACCTATCGCGGTTAGATGGCACCAATTACGGCAACCGCATTGAGGCCGAAAATTTGAAAGAAACTTACGCCGTAACCCGTTCTGAGAATTTCTCAGAAGAAACCAAAAGAAGGATTGTAGGTGGAAACCAAGTACTGTCACAAGGATTTTCAGATGAAATCTACTTAAAAAGCTTAGCACTTCGTGATGCCATCGCCAATAATTTCGAGGAAGATTTTAAAGCGGTCGATATCATTATTTCGCCCGTTACGCCAAGCGCACCGCCTAAAATTGGCGATAGCTTAAAAGACCCATTGGCCATGTATTTAAGCGATGCCTACACGGTAGGATTCAGTTTGGGGCAACTGCCCACATTAACTGTTCCGCAAGGCACCGAAACAGGACTGCAAATTACGGCCTCAAAAAACAACGACGAACTTGTTTTGAAGTTTGCTAACTTCTTAAAAGACACTTTATAA
- the gatB/aspS gene encoding bifunctional amidotransferase subunit GatB/aspartate--tRNA ligase AspS, translating to MELEQINALLKKYELELVIGLETHVRLNTKTKLFCSCANEETETPNQNICPVCTGQMGVLPAVNKEAVKKAIYFGKAVKSTFENEVISWDRKHYEYPDNPKNIQITQFHNPIIPDGQVSCFRNDGSQFTVNLTQVHIEEDAAKLMHEKKISLVDFNKAGVPLIEIVTEPCIRHIEDASTYAQYIQRIVQNLKISDANLEKGEFKSDVSVSLRKKHTYDLNPRTEIKNLNSFKFMVDALKEEVEKQLNYYLEHKTFRPDQTTVLFDADLKQTKTMRKKEFEADYRFISEPDLPFVNIKSAIESINVDISALPFAVERVLINGGVLPQDAKFFTADALRSKTFMQINEVIKDPSFVAKTLVNNIGAEDYGDIHRIEHLIEIFQLFKAEKITSVLVQNAITAYLKDRHFDYNKYFDDNTISKEKIEAAITQVISENEAIANDIKAGNQGKAGILVGKVIKIIGKGASGKVIREGILGQLSGEVKSQEPQTKGEVSKAKGQKGETKEEEVLPQIPIVVKDEYRTHTIIDISDENINDTVTFSGWVSSVRDHGELIFIDLRDSSTEKFQVRLSRESFPNLDELVRLKPESVITVSGKIVQRKEDDYNPSLRTGKIELEATELDILNLSKTLPFEIKRATKTNENTRFQYKYLDHRNEDVRRVIVNRHKVIKLMRDILDEENFLEIETPILSAGTDEGAREFIVPSRKQAGAFYTLPQAPQQFKQMLMVSGYEKYFQLARCFRDEDSRGDRQPEFTQLDIEMAYASMQQIIDLNTKMFNDIVQKIYGKKWILHPFEVLSYKQAMDEYGCDRPDLRFGLKLQDITDIVKDTTFQVFSKPIEEGGIVKCIKVSAEEQGKKRLSKGQIEKLTGIAQQHGLGGLAYIIVNENDLQSPIIKFLGEAIAAGIIKTTNAQVGDIVFFSAADYATANKALDAVRQELGSMLRLINPKELRPAWVIDFPMFEKTDEGRWTFTHNPFSMPAVYDIEKHMNGKEEEIGSIIAQQYDLILNGYEIGGGSVRAHKPEILEATYKNMGYNKEEMLKSVGTMYKAFHYGAPPHGGIAWGVDRLMMILEKKASIREVMAFPKTGTSDDLLFGAPSLLSDKKVEEMNVKVMRK from the coding sequence ATGGAACTGGAGCAAATAAACGCGCTACTAAAAAAATACGAACTAGAATTAGTCATCGGACTAGAAACCCACGTTCGCTTAAATACTAAAACCAAACTGTTCTGTTCTTGCGCAAATGAAGAAACAGAAACCCCAAACCAAAACATCTGCCCGGTATGTACCGGACAAATGGGTGTGCTTCCCGCGGTGAACAAAGAGGCGGTTAAAAAAGCCATTTATTTTGGAAAGGCCGTTAAATCAACATTTGAAAACGAAGTCATTTCTTGGGACAGAAAGCATTACGAGTACCCCGACAACCCAAAAAATATTCAAATCACGCAATTCCACAACCCCATTATACCTGATGGGCAAGTATCATGTTTTAGAAATGACGGTTCGCAATTTACAGTAAATTTAACCCAAGTTCACATTGAAGAAGATGCCGCGAAATTGATGCATGAAAAGAAAATCTCGTTAGTCGATTTCAATAAAGCGGGCGTACCCTTAATTGAAATTGTTACCGAGCCTTGTATTCGCCACATTGAAGATGCTTCAACCTATGCACAGTACATTCAGCGTATTGTTCAAAACTTAAAAATTTCTGACGCCAACCTTGAAAAAGGGGAATTTAAATCGGATGTATCCGTTTCACTCCGTAAAAAGCACACTTACGACCTAAACCCGCGTACCGAGATTAAAAACCTCAACTCATTTAAATTTATGGTCGATGCTTTAAAGGAAGAAGTCGAGAAACAACTCAACTATTATTTGGAGCACAAAACGTTTAGGCCCGACCAGACCACCGTGCTTTTCGATGCCGATTTAAAGCAAACCAAAACCATGCGTAAAAAGGAATTCGAGGCCGATTACCGATTTATTTCGGAGCCCGACCTTCCTTTTGTAAATATAAAAAGCGCGATTGAATCGATTAATGTCGATATTAGCGCCCTACCCTTTGCTGTTGAACGGGTTTTAATAAATGGTGGTGTTTTGCCACAAGATGCCAAATTTTTTACCGCTGATGCATTGCGTTCTAAAACCTTTATGCAAATAAACGAGGTAATAAAAGACCCGTCGTTTGTTGCTAAAACTTTGGTTAATAATATTGGTGCTGAAGACTATGGCGATATTCATCGCATCGAACATTTAATTGAAATTTTCCAATTGTTCAAGGCTGAAAAAATCACATCGGTTTTAGTCCAAAATGCGATAACCGCCTATTTAAAAGATAGACACTTCGATTATAACAAGTATTTTGATGACAACACCATTTCTAAAGAAAAAATAGAAGCGGCCATAACCCAAGTCATTTCAGAAAACGAAGCTATTGCCAACGACATTAAGGCTGGAAACCAAGGCAAAGCTGGTATTTTGGTTGGAAAAGTCATTAAAATTATTGGCAAGGGCGCTTCAGGAAAAGTCATTCGTGAGGGTATTTTAGGTCAGCTTTCTGGCGAAGTTAAAAGTCAAGAACCTCAAACTAAAGGTGAAGTTTCAAAAGCTAAAGGCCAAAAAGGAGAAACCAAAGAGGAAGAAGTCCTGCCGCAAATACCCATCGTGGTAAAAGACGAGTACCGCACGCACACAATCATCGACATTTCCGATGAAAACATCAACGACACCGTAACATTCTCAGGTTGGGTTTCTAGTGTGCGTGACCACGGTGAGCTTATTTTTATCGATTTGCGCGATTCAAGTACCGAAAAATTCCAAGTGCGATTAAGTCGGGAGTCATTCCCTAATTTAGATGAATTGGTACGTTTAAAACCTGAATCGGTGATTACCGTTTCCGGTAAAATCGTGCAACGAAAAGAAGACGATTACAACCCAAGTTTACGTACCGGAAAAATTGAATTGGAAGCTACCGAACTGGATATTTTAAACCTTTCGAAAACGCTTCCGTTTGAAATAAAACGTGCGACCAAAACCAATGAGAACACTCGTTTTCAATATAAATATTTAGACCACCGAAACGAAGATGTGCGCCGCGTTATAGTAAATCGACATAAAGTGATTAAACTGATGCGCGATATTTTGGACGAAGAAAATTTCCTTGAAATTGAAACGCCCATTTTAAGTGCTGGAACAGATGAAGGGGCGCGTGAGTTTATTGTACCTTCACGTAAACAAGCTGGCGCTTTTTACACCCTTCCTCAGGCACCACAGCAGTTCAAACAAATGCTGATGGTAAGTGGCTACGAAAAGTATTTCCAATTGGCCCGCTGTTTTAGGGATGAAGATTCGCGTGGCGACCGACAACCCGAATTTACACAGTTGGATATTGAAATGGCCTACGCTAGTATGCAGCAAATTATCGATTTGAACACTAAAATGTTCAACGACATTGTTCAGAAAATATATGGCAAAAAATGGATTTTACATCCGTTTGAAGTACTCTCCTACAAACAAGCGATGGATGAATATGGCTGCGACCGCCCCGATTTACGCTTTGGTTTAAAGCTACAGGATATTACCGATATTGTAAAAGACACGACCTTTCAGGTATTCAGTAAACCCATTGAGGAAGGCGGTATTGTAAAATGTATAAAAGTATCGGCGGAAGAGCAGGGCAAAAAGCGCCTTTCAAAAGGACAAATTGAAAAACTAACAGGCATTGCCCAACAGCATGGTTTAGGTGGATTGGCATATATTATCGTCAACGAAAACGATTTGCAATCGCCCATCATCAAGTTTTTAGGTGAAGCTATTGCGGCCGGAATCATTAAAACCACTAACGCCCAGGTTGGCGATATTGTGTTCTTTTCGGCTGCCGATTACGCCACGGCCAACAAAGCCTTGGATGCCGTTCGGCAGGAATTGGGCAGTATGTTACGACTCATCAATCCGAAGGAACTGCGCCCAGCGTGGGTGATTGATTTCCCGATGTTCGAAAAAACCGATGAAGGCCGTTGGACCTTTACCCACAACCCCTTCTCGATGCCTGCCGTTTACGACATTGAAAAACACATGAATGGGAAGGAGGAGGAAATTGGCAGCATCATTGCCCAACAATACGACCTTATTTTAAACGGTTACGAAATTGGTGGCGGTTCTGTACGTGCCCATAAACCCGAAATTTTAGAAGCCACTTACAAAAACATGGGCTACAACAAAGAAGAGATGCTTAAAAGTGTTGGCACCATGTACAAAGCCTTCCATTACGGGGCGCCACCACACGGTGGTATTGCTTGGGGCGTAGACCGATTGATGATGATTTTAGAGAAAAAAGCATCGATTAGAGAAGTGATGGCCTTCCCAAAAACAGGAACGAGCGACGATTTATTGTTTGGTGCGCCATCACTACTTTCCGATAAAAAAGTGGAGGAAATGAATGTAAAAGTGATGCGAAAATAG
- a CDS encoding fibronectin type III domain-containing protein produces MKRIYSTLLIIFLLISCSKENSINETNQELEEPEKQIENQPPSNFNVELVNISHDSAIINWSESTDPDNDAVTYDVYLNQVLIIENISELTYQFIGLKELTNYSGKIVAKDTSNNHTEVTFSFGTEKYYLKYIKKYDYGQYDYGPNGYAHGNPYHMIKTSDSNYLILGKSSNNGNGYRLFALKINYDGDEIWRAYFNHISHTSATPKVIEHSNGFLINSNDTLINIDWEGNTVWSKNIQDIISNPIFISSVNLDNEGNFYLAGIRNSGFHQGNEGVLLKISSNGIPIWEKTLKISLYDAFKDVVINSQNEIYVLGTSETKGATWDDHVSGDSSLKEIDFLVVKMNNQGDIIWQNTFGDGRHDFPKQIIIKSNNNIVFAGFSWGAYDISEGRIFEIDADGTEIWNISNELSSTFSIAETLDGGFITTGHVDFGYYGALGIYKFTSNGIEEWNKKYQETFTYLYGRSILIENDGGYRVAGSLSKNYYYGEEKPELLIYKTDSEGNYK; encoded by the coding sequence ATGAAAAGAATTTATTCTACACTATTAATTATTTTTCTATTGATTAGTTGTTCAAAAGAAAATTCCATAAACGAAACTAATCAGGAACTGGAAGAACCGGAAAAACAAATAGAAAATCAGCCCCCAAGTAATTTTAATGTTGAACTTGTAAATATTTCACATGACAGCGCAATAATTAATTGGAGCGAGTCTACTGACCCAGACAACGATGCAGTGACATATGATGTTTACTTAAATCAAGTATTAATAATTGAGAACATTTCTGAACTCACTTATCAGTTTATTGGCCTTAAGGAATTAACCAACTATTCTGGAAAAATAGTTGCAAAAGATACCAGCAATAATCATACAGAAGTCACTTTTTCGTTTGGTACAGAAAAATACTATTTAAAATATATTAAGAAATACGATTATGGTCAATATGATTATGGGCCGAATGGTTATGCTCATGGTAATCCATATCATATGATAAAAACTTCAGATAGCAACTATCTTATTTTAGGGAAATCAAGTAACAATGGAAATGGTTATCGGCTTTTTGCCTTAAAAATTAACTATGATGGTGATGAAATTTGGAGGGCTTATTTCAACCATATCTCTCATACTTCAGCTACACCAAAAGTAATCGAACATTCGAATGGATTTTTAATAAATTCTAACGATACTTTGATAAATATCGATTGGGAAGGAAATACGGTATGGTCTAAAAATATTCAGGATATTATCAGTAACCCTATATTTATTTCATCTGTGAATCTTGATAACGAAGGGAATTTCTACCTCGCTGGCATAAGAAATTCAGGATTTCATCAAGGCAATGAAGGTGTCTTATTAAAAATAAGCTCAAATGGGATTCCAATTTGGGAAAAAACATTAAAAATATCATTGTATGATGCTTTTAAAGATGTGGTAATTAATTCTCAAAATGAAATTTATGTTTTGGGCACGTCTGAAACTAAAGGAGCTACTTGGGATGACCATGTTTCTGGTGACTCTTCTTTGAAAGAGATTGATTTTTTGGTAGTAAAAATGAATAATCAAGGAGATATTATATGGCAAAACACTTTCGGCGATGGAAGACACGATTTTCCAAAGCAAATAATAATCAAAAGTAACAACAATATAGTGTTCGCTGGTTTTAGCTGGGGAGCATATGATATAAGTGAGGGTAGAATATTTGAAATCGATGCCGATGGTACTGAAATATGGAATATTTCTAATGAATTATCTTCAACTTTTTCTATTGCTGAAACCTTGGATGGGGGTTTCATTACTACGGGGCATGTTGATTTTGGTTATTATGGGGCATTAGGAATTTATAAATTTACCAGTAATGGTATTGAAGAATGGAACAAGAAGTATCAAGAGACTTTCACATATTTATATGGTCGTTCAATATTAATTGAAAATGACGGAGGATATCGTGTTGCAGGTAGTTTGAGTAAGAATTATTATTATGGTGAAGAAAAACCAGAGCTATTAATTTATAAAACTGATTCCGAAGGAAATTATAAATAA
- a CDS encoding DUF2911 domain-containing protein, whose protein sequence is MKQTKKVTTMIICVFALLLSGNVMAQKFANLDKSPLDISYYRTSRNATPMVKVIYSRPQLKGRDLSQLAPNGKVWRTGANEASEIKFYQDIQFGGETVKAGTYSLYTIPGENEWTIILSKDTDVWGAYGYKETNDALRIKVPVSSGESIEAFSIAFDDGKMVLAWDTVRVSIPVSI, encoded by the coding sequence ATGAAACAGACGAAAAAAGTAACCACAATGATTATCTGTGTTTTTGCTTTGCTGCTTTCGGGCAATGTTATGGCACAGAAGTTTGCAAATTTGGACAAAAGTCCGTTGGACATAAGCTACTACCGTACCAGCCGTAATGCCACGCCCATGGTCAAAGTGATTTACAGCCGTCCACAATTAAAAGGAAGGGATTTAAGCCAATTGGCCCCCAATGGCAAAGTTTGGAGAACGGGTGCCAATGAAGCTTCCGAAATTAAATTTTACCAAGACATCCAATTTGGAGGTGAAACTGTTAAAGCGGGCACTTATTCGTTATACACCATTCCTGGAGAAAACGAATGGACCATTATTTTAAGCAAAGACACCGATGTTTGGGGTGCTTACGGTTACAAAGAAACTAATGATGCTTTACGCATTAAAGTTCCTGTAAGCAGCGGCGAATCGATAGAAGCGTTTTCAATTGCCTTTGATGACGGCAAAATGGTTTTAGCCTGGGACACAGTTAGGGTTTCCATTCCCGTAAGTATTTAA
- a CDS encoding DUF202 domain-containing protein codes for MKAPVKLKKMKLLRFGRDFKPDQEVILRDYLAIERTRLANERTLLSYIRSSLYLLLGSIALFQIKNYPNFEYLALASLVFSIIFFVIGVYRFTLLKKSLKRLYYMSEANDNNDDK; via the coding sequence ATGAAAGCACCTGTAAAGTTGAAAAAAATGAAACTTCTACGTTTTGGGCGCGATTTTAAACCCGATCAAGAAGTTATTCTTAGAGATTATTTGGCTATCGAGCGCACCCGTTTGGCGAATGAACGCACTTTGCTGTCCTATATCAGATCGTCGTTGTATTTGCTTTTGGGCAGTATTGCACTTTTCCAAATAAAGAATTATCCTAATTTTGAATATTTGGCATTGGCCTCATTGGTATTCAGTATTATATTTTTTGTGATTGGAGTTTACAGATTTACCCTGCTTAAGAAGAGCTTAAAGCGCCTGTATTATATGTCTGAAGCTAACGATAATAACGATGATAAATAA